GTAATTATATCCATACGTTTATCAATGTTTATACAATGaatcatatattttattaattattaattaatttaaagttaaatatgtatatttataatattttataaatatatttctattaATTTATAACTTACTTAtagtaataaaattaattaatctcaatattcttATTATAGAGAGGTTTTTACTTTTATTAAGATATCATGTTTTTCAATAAAATACttacaataattaaaaaaaaagttgatgtgattgaaatttagaaaatatttattaataagcACATCATTGgcagaaataaataaaatacataatatataattatgttagaattaatatgttagcATCTTTCTAAATTAAGTGTTTTCCAACACTATAACAATTATATTAAGTAATTAATTTGGTCTTTTATATGTATTAGAATAATTAATATATAGGATTGGGACCCATAATGCATTTATTTTATGGAAAAGACTTTTTAATTTCTTACatacttatatataatattaggGGAATTCTCATATAGGAGCTTTACTTTAAGTCTTACTAGTGGGGTTCTCAATGTTATCGACacatgaacagttttcggcgcgattttttttatgaccgtgtataatgtagctatttagagcatcctgcaaattttcagaaaattctgaatagtttacagtaccgaaaactaaatttaaacatgttgcacgcgtgactaatttcttttatgcgcgtggaaagcaacatgtttgaacctagttttcggtactataaactatttggaattttctgaaaatttgcaggatgctctaaatatctacaatatacacggtcataaaaaaaatcacattgAAAAGTATTCACAAGTCGAGAATACTGAAAGTATCACCTGTAAGGTTTAAAGTAAAGTCACATATAAGAATTCTCTAATAATTATATACCCATctaataatatatacatatttctaTTTTTCAGTACTATTAATAATAGCCACCCATGAAAAACACATGGTTCACTTCGAGACAAAACTCCATTAAATATAATCCAGTACTCCTTTGAATCTGTGATCAATTACTCATGGTAGTAAGATTCATTGCTCGATTAGACTTGGATATTATTTTCCTAAATGGActattgtattattattttatacttatgtttatatttttttattgtaatagAGTTTGAGCCTATAGTTTTCTCATTGTCAGTCTGGTATATATAAATTCTTTGTCTTTCCTAAAATGGGATCAAAATTATTTTCTCATGGATATATATGAGTTTTGATCATAGAGCATTTTAAAGTAATAATAGTATATATGGTATAGTGTATTTACTTATGGGATTATAAAAAATGGGTACCATTAATAACTTTATTTGGCCTTActtattttcttttagaaatgTGAATAAAACATATAAGTCAAGTCGCCAATTTAGAATTGAGAAGAGAAATAAATTTATGTATTacgtattttaaaataatatataatttatatataaagaacaacataaataaattaatgatctttttctttacttatttaaatcaataaaattgaAATAgacatattaattaaatatttttcattttttccaTTGTTAGAAATTATATTGGAATGCATTATGTAGTGGCTTGATAATACTAAACAGTAAAATTGACCAATGCATAATATGTATTATTACACTCCTGTCCGTTTGTGGTGTGCTTTCGTCTAACTCATTATCAAAAATAAGAAAGTATACAATGTAGGGATAGCAATTCGTGTTTGTGTCGTATTGATGCTCCTGTATTATAAGAAAATGATTAACCCAAATCCAACTAATTTATTAATCGTGTCAAAAACTAAAACTCAAACCCGTCATGTTTATAAACGGGTTGCCCTGACATGATCTCTGTAACCCGTTTATATAAAGATTGTGTTAAATTTTGGTCACATTTTAGCCAATTAACTTATTTATGATacatttaacatatttataatatatttatgacTCATATTTCTCAATTATGCAcctattttaaatacaaaaatataataaatagaaGTGTATAATTTTAAATAGATCGTTAATAGATTAGATGAGTCAACTCAAAAATAACTCAAACACGTTAACTTTGTGAAGATTTCAAAAATCGTGTGATCGTGTTTGACCTTTATTTCGCCACCCCTAATAAAAAGGAGTGCAAATAGTTTTATTTCCCTTATACAAATACCTTGGCGTGGGTCCCAATCGCAAACACAAGAAACAAATCTCCTACAATCAGCCCTACCATACAAATTACATATCATAAGATCATCAACCATTTAGATCACCCATGTACCACCCAAGAAACAGCACTGCATGGGTGCAGGTATTCTATGCGCCCGCACCTAAGTTAAACCAcacttatttatatataaaattattagaTAGTGATTGTTTTTAATCATTACCATTACTATAAATACTTTTAGTGTTTTTAGTACATGGACAAGTttcaattgaattttttttaattgacgGTGCACAATGTAATTACATGATTTTTTAcgattttttaataaattttaaataatttaaaatatcaaaatcaaaataaaatttcttaTAACTGTATCATacatcgtcatataaaaaaaaattctaatttaTCTATGTATATAtcgaatataaaaaaaattataatttatctaTGTATATAtcgaatataaaaaaaattataaatatttattaaaaacaaTTACTACTTTACTACAGTGGTAAGTTTTAATTAGCTGTATATTTAGAAGCACATGGGATCTCCCAAATTGATGGAGACAAATGTAAAAATGGACATGAACCTAACCCATTAAAATCATgtccttttaattaaaaaaaaggtaACTCTGAAATTATTAACAACAAATGGAACTTTAAATAatgagtaataataataataataataataataataatactcaACACCACTAGATaggttatatttatattataagaGTTTTGCTATTTGTCAtcttaaggtgtccaacaccaGGCACCTTATAGTTGGTTAGCAAtacattataatttttattaaatttaaatgtgtGTGACTCAATATTATATTGCAATAATAACAATATGACACCTACTTGTGGTGTTGGGCAGTAGTAGTGTCCCTTATCCTTTCTCATATTGTAATTGGTACATTTTAActcaatatatattaatttataccGATCATTATATGGTCTATCTGGTGTTAAATATTGAGTGGTGTCTGATAGTAGTATTTTAAAAGTACTGCTTTAGCAGAATTCTTAcgacttcattttttttttctttaaaaagcagTAATAGTGTCATGATTAGCAGTTGGGAATACTAATTTATACAAATTCcattttctttaataaaaaattGTTTAGGGTAGTGAACCTAGATGAGCTAAGCTCTCTTGACTGTAAAGATGACTTTCATAAGGGGCCCTTAGGGCATTTATCCAACCCAACCCCCAACTAACAATAATTGTGTCTGCCTCACTTTGTATAAACACTATATATAGCTCATTTTGATTAGTTAACATACTTGTAATATATAAATACACGTTATAGGTATAAATTATTTTCACCTGAAAGAGAGCGAAAGAGAGAGAGCATGGGTGGCAAGGAGGACCATGGTGAGCAACAAGAGCAGACTTCAACTGAGGGAGAGAATAAGAATGGTGAAATACAAATTAGTATGCCCAGCAATGGGGAACAGTATTCGTCCATTGCTAAGCAACAACATCAAAAGACCTTACCAGGATGGGGTTGTCTCCCGTACACGGCGAGGAGAAAGTCGGGGAAAACTCCCATTCGTCATGATGAACAAGAGCAGCCTTCGACTCAGGAATTGAGGTATTCATATTAGAAGTTGTTATACATTTCTTGAATACTCTATAATAGAATGTTCTAGACATTTGTAGAATTCTTTACTTAAAAAATTTCTAGATATTTGTAGAATAGAAGATCTTCAAATATATTTTCTAGAATACTCTATAGTCTAGAACTTCCTAGAAGTTATATGTTTAAATAGTACAGACTCTTTATTGTATAGATTAATCTAGAAGTTGTATTTGTAAATCAAATACACTAGAAAAATTTAGAGCAAATAATTCTAGCCACAAATGTAAAGTGAACTAGCCACTATAGATACCCCATCATGGGTAGCAAATGGTTTAACTAAAAAAGAACAAACCATCAATAAAATTCTACTACTTTCTACTCTTGACCACTCAACAACATCAACTATAATATCATAACACATCATTACTCTagccactactactactcatcAAATAATCTAAACTATAACAAATCATCATTATTTTCTCTATCCTAAATTCACAAACCATCAATTCAATTATATGTTTTTCTTATGAAGATGAACATGTATGTGAGTacgttttttttattattttttgggtaggtaatcatttggtaccctgtatttttgcaaaatatcattttgataTCTTGTGTTTacaaataatgctcatttggtacctGCATTTTGAAATCAtatatatttggtaccctgtattttaaaattgtacatatttggtaccttaaactcaaatttaattaataaaattttaccaatttaatcaaattacttTCAATCATACGAGCTACAACTTATATATAAGTGctgacagtttggtcatattgacaaaattttctcaattaggataccaaatatctatgttttcaaaatacagaataccatatgaacattattgaaaacagaagtaccaaaatgatactttgtgaAAATAAAAAGCACCTAATGAGtaaattccttttttttttataacttgGCCACCCTTGAAATACAGCTCTAGCTTCACCAATGCTTTGAAGAATCTGAGTCAAGATGATAAAGAACTGATAAAAGACATTGACAAACAACTAAAaattggagaagatgaagataatACGAGATCACAGTCGCGTACTACGAAGATACAAAAggttccaaaaatcatcaaaacaagAAAGATATATAAGGTTGATTACATTAAGCCAAAGGTGATTGCAATCGGTCCTATTTACGCTAACGATGAGAAATTGAATAATATTGTAGTCAAGCATAGATTGGCAGCAAGATTTATTAAAGATAGCGGCAAATCTGGGTACGAGTTACTCGATAAATTCAAGCAACAAATCGAAACTGATGATGATAAACTAGAGGATCTCTTTGAAAGCAAGATAGTAGGTGATCTGAATGATGAACTGAAAGACAATAAATTGATCAGGATGTTGTTTTTGGATGGGTGTTCAGTACTCCAATTTATAGATAGTTATGTTAATAATGACATAAAAGAGTCTGATGGGATTAGCAATGGCAAAGCAGATCAGATTCTTCATGATTTGTTTTTGATGGAAAACCAAATTCCCTTTAAAGTACTCCTGATATTGATGAGGTTGAGTGAAAAAGAGTTGGAATTGGCAATATTAAATCTCTATCATTTTGTTTCTATGAACATTATGGCACCAACAATATATAGTAAACAAAGGCTCGAtcagaaaagaaaatatttatcaCAGAAGAAAGATAAGAAACAAGTCTTTGGAGATAATAACATGCCTGTTCATCTTCTTGACCTTCTCAGATCCGAGCTCTTATTTGACGACGACCGTACTGAAATGGCTGAGGAGCTTTCATCAgcaacaaaagaagaaaaaaaagagggTGGAGATCGTGCTGAATTGTTTTCCACTTATTACAAACGGTCATTTCGCAATGTTGAAGATCTTAAGGAAGCTGGCATAAAGTTAAAGCCTGATTATTCTAGTGGCCTGAGATCTGTATCTTTCTCATCTAGATTTCATGTTTTCGGTCAACTCAAGCTTCCACCGTTGATTGTGGATGAGTCAACACCACAAAAGTTGTTGAACTTGGTTGCTTATGAAATGTGCCCAGGTAACAATAAGAAAAACTACGCTGTGACTTCATATTTGAGATTGTTAGATTCACTCATCGACAGTGAAGAAGATGTTAAACACCTGAGGTCAGCACATATACTTCGAAATAATCTTAGTAGCGACAAAGAAGTAGCTGACTTGTTCAACAACATAGGCAGCAGCTTGGTGCCCCATGACGCTTATTTGGACGTCAAAAAGGATATACAAAAGCACTACGAAAGAAAGTTGGTTAATTGGAAAGCTCAGTTCTACAGAGAACACTGTAGAAATCCATGGACTATCTTGGCTGTTTTGGCTGCCAAAACTGCTTTGATATTAACAGGGATTCAGACTTATTACTCTGTCCATCCTAAAAAGGAGTAGCTAGTGACCTCGACCATTAAATTGGAACGATCGAGTAAATATTTTTACATATCCTTATTCTGCCATTAATTAACTTAATTTCGTTTTATCATGTATAATATTAACATGTGATCTCTGATAAAGTTGCACTTAATTTTCTTACAGGTATTGGCTGATATCAGAACCAACAAAGGCTACTGGAATTAAGATGAAAATTTGCTCATCTTTGATGGTTATTGATGATCTTCTATTAATTATGAAAGCAAAGTTGTAATATTTAATAATTGGACTGTATTTTGTTATGTAGGTATATATTTAGTTAACGtatgtttaaaaacttctaataGCTTAGTTGAATGGACCTGGTTGGCATATGTATCAAACGtatattgtttatttttataagtggaagctattttttttttaaatagactGAATGGTAATTATTATTTATGTTCTATTAACAAaatctatatatacatatataatatactaTAGGACGTGGAGCAACTGTGAGTTTGGACCATAACTAGCTAATTTTTGCATAATTGAATTAGTGTTTACTAACACTACTTATCATCCCCTCAAACTCATGGGACGTGGAACAACTGTGAGTTTGGGATGGTAAGGGCATCTGCCAACTGATCTTCAGAGGGTGTAAAGCGAACCACTAATTGGTTGGACGAAACACATTCTCGGATGAAATGAAAATCGATTTCAACGTGTTTAGTACGAGTATGAAGGACGAGGTTGGCAGTGAGGTATGTAGTGCTGATGTTATCACATAGAAGAAGAGGTGCAGAACGTTGTTGCATACGAAGATCGCGAAGAATAAACTGAACCCAAGAAAGCTCTGCAACACTGTCGGCAAGGGTGCGGAATTCGGACTCCGTGCTAGATCTAGACACCACACACTGCTTTGAGGAAGACCAGGAAATAAGATTATGTCCCAAAAAAATACAATACGCACCAGTACTTCGTCGATCATCGGGGCAGGAGGCCTAATCTGCATCTGTGTAGCATAAGAGGTTGAAATCTGAACATGGCTGAAGCAGTAATCCATGGTGAGTCGTGCCTTTGAGATAACGCAAAATGTGTTCGACGGCTTGCCAATGTGTATCAGAAAGAGAATGCATATATTGGCAAACACGGTTCACAGCAAAGGAGATATCGGGGCGTGTCAGTGTGCAATACTAAAGAGCACCCACAATGCTCCTGTATTGAGTGCCATCATCTCAGCACGATGTAAAGGTGTTCCATCGTGAGCAGAGAGAACAGTAGCTGTGGTCATAGGGGTGTGAAATACCTTAGAGTCCAACATCTCAGCACGATGTAAAAGATCTTGTATATATTTGTGCTGAGTTAAATGAAGACCAGAAGTAGAATATAATGGACCTGGATACCCAAGAAATAGTGCAACCGACCCAAATCCTTAATAGCAAAGTGAGAACTAAGATCAGAGAGGAGCTTGGTCATGGAGGAGGAGCTACTGCCAGTTAAGATAATATCGTCAATGTACACTAACACAACAAGTACAGCAGCGGAGCGACAGTAAGAATTCAAAATGGGAACTAgaatgttttgaaaaattacgATCATAAAACACTTTTGAAATAACTCGAGAGGAAGGGTGGCCGAGACGGTTGTGCCAAAGCGAGAAGTCCCGAACCTTGGTGAGATGAGCATAGGAAAGCGAAGGAGAGGAAGAGGCGGACTGAGTAGAAGGAAGGGAGACTTTGTAGAGATCACGATCAAGCACCCCCGTGAGAAGGAGGCTCTTGGTGACCTAATCCTTGACAAAAAAATTGGAAGAATGAAATTCGATAAAAGCATTGTTATCTTTGCAGAATTGAGAGACTGATGAGATTATTTGTGAGGGCAGGAGTATGGTAAACAAGTTTTAAAGTAAGAGGAACAAGGTGAGAAGGTAAAGTAACATGATCAATGTGAGAAATCGAGAGAGACTTACCATCACCATCCTGGACCTATTCAAATCCAGAGTAGGGAGTGGCACGATCCATTTGCTGAAACTCAGGGGTAAAATGATGCGTTGCACCTGAATCCATAAACCAGCTTGCAGTAGAGGGAGCAAAGGAATTCTCAGAGCCAAAGAAGGTAACAGGGGTTTGGGTTTGAGGCTGAATCATTGTATTAAAATTACGAGGGTGAGGAAGATAGGATAAATTGGTTTGATGATAGCAAATGTTTGTTGTGTGACCAGTTTTGCCACAAATCTGGCAAATAGGGCGAGGCATATTGGAACGTGGATGAGATGGAGTTTGAGTTGAAGGGGGAAAAGAGGGTCGGGGGCCGAGGACACTAGTAGGAGTCATAGGGGAATTTGAGACAGAAAAATGTGAGTAGTGTTGATGGTAAGAGTTATGTGGGTATTGTTGGTTTGAGGATGAGTGTTGGGAGGGAGATTTCTGAGAGTTATGGGGATAGGAATAGGGTTGTTTGGCCAATTTCTTCCCAGTGTTTAACTGTGAAAGATGAACTTGAAGGAAGCTCTGAGATTCATCAGTAGTATTGCGTTCCATACAATAATCAAAGCTGAGCAATAGACTATACAGAGTTTACATAGAGGGCTTATCAGATCTATTGAGAATACCTGCGACATATGCATCGTACTCGGGTCCAAGACCCCCAGGAAGTAAACCGGTTGGTCCTTATAAGAGACAGTCTCTCCAATGGCAGCTAGACGATTGCAAAAACCCTTCAATCGTTGTATGTATTGCTGAGCCGTCAGACCAGCTTTCCGAATCGTCTGAAGCTTGCCGCAAATCTCTGTAATCCTCGCCATGGATGACGCTGAGTAAATTTCTCTGATCGCCTCCCATATCTCTTGAGTAATCCTAAAGTTCACGATCTCCCCAAGCATTGCTTCAGAGAGGGAGGAGTAGAACCAGGACAGGATGAGTCGATCATACCGACT
The Humulus lupulus chromosome 6, drHumLupu1.1, whole genome shotgun sequence DNA segment above includes these coding regions:
- the LOC133781499 gene encoding UPF0481 protein At3g47200-like, which codes for MGGKEDHGEQQEQTSTEGENKNGEIQISMPSNGEQYSSIAKQQHQKTLPGWGCLPYTARRKSGKTPIRHDEQEQPSTQELSSSFTNALKNLSQDDKELIKDIDKQLKIGEDEDNTRSQSRTTKIQKVPKIIKTRKIYKVDYIKPKVIAIGPIYANDEKLNNIVVKHRLAARFIKDSGKSGYELLDKFKQQIETDDDKLEDLFESKIVGDLNDELKDNKLIRMLFLDGCSVLQFIDSYVNNDIKESDGISNGKADQILHDLFLMENQIPFKVLLILMRLSEKELELAILNLYHFVSMNIMAPTIYSKQRLDQKRKYLSQKKDKKQVFGDNNMPVHLLDLLRSELLFDDDRTEMAEELSSATKEEKKEGGDRAELFSTYYKRSFRNVEDLKEAGIKLKPDYSSGLRSVSFSSRFHVFGQLKLPPLIVDESTPQKLLNLVAYEMCPGNNKKNYAVTSYLRLLDSLIDSEEDVKHLRSAHILRNNLSSDKEVADLFNNIGSSLVPHDAYLDVKKDIQKHYERKLVNWKAQFYREHCRNPWTILAVLAAKTALILTGIQTYYSVHPKKE